The following proteins come from a genomic window of Trueperaceae bacterium:
- a CDS encoding DNA topoisomerase I: protein MGKLKTRSLVIVESPTKARTISRFLPENFEVEASMGHVRDLPASAAEIPTAVKKETWSRLGVNIGNNFQPIYVVSNGKKSVVTNLKAALKKADELYIATDEDREGESIGWHLLELLKPKIPVRRMVFHEITEKAILQALENTRAINQDLVEAQETRRVLDRLVGYTISPLLWKKIAPRLSAGRVQSVAVRLMVLREKERLKFVPAAYWNLKANLGKAQTTFEATLTHLGDTRLVTGRDFDPDTGLLKSHLKAGNDVLLLKEQKASTIAEAASRNRWSVKEIDERISSRSPSPPFITSTLQQEASRKLNLSARNTMRVAQGLYEKGLITYMRTDSTLLSQEALESARTAVKDLYGDEFLSPSPRQFANKSRNAQEAHEAIRPAGNAMKTKDSLGLSGSEGALYDLIWKRTVATQMTDARLKFVTARIEVLGDGEVALFRATGRTTLFPGFFRAYVEGSDDPEAVLEDREQPLPELFAGDELACNGVGVIGHETKPPARYTEASLVKLLELEGIGRPSTYASIIETVMQRGYARKSGSQLVPTFTAFATNSLLEDQFSHLVDTEFTATMESALDDIASGKLNSTPYLKSFFLGEDGIEARVEEGLTTIDARSISTIQAEKWGPYRVRVGRYGPYVEGSINNEIVTASLPNDLSPADLTQESIEKLLRNGQDGDEAIGEDPNTGLPITLRSGPYGPYLELGEKDTKKKPKRVSLPPGLSRQDVTESLAVELINLPKDIGLHPKSGVPIEIGIGRYGPFVRHGKVYASLPKGDNLFETSLDRAIALITKKENRNKPLRILGDHPDSGEPVQVLDGRYGPYVKHASTNATLPKGITPETVTFEQGLTLLAEKEAKKPTPRGSRAAAKKKRPKASKPKSSRPKATWDDLSQHLAELDKNVADVVTRIEGLNGSAAIDLKAVATATRLTEEEVAAMHKRGMFKLRMAHGKARAQSEKRP, encoded by the coding sequence ATGGGCAAACTTAAAACCAGAAGTCTTGTGATAGTCGAATCCCCAACTAAGGCTAGAACGATTAGTCGTTTCCTCCCGGAAAATTTCGAAGTCGAAGCCAGCATGGGTCACGTGCGTGACCTACCAGCCTCCGCCGCAGAAATTCCAACCGCGGTCAAAAAAGAAACATGGTCGCGATTGGGCGTAAATATAGGAAACAATTTCCAGCCCATATATGTTGTGAGCAACGGGAAAAAATCAGTAGTAACGAATCTCAAGGCTGCCCTCAAAAAAGCCGATGAGCTTTATATAGCTACGGATGAGGATCGAGAAGGCGAATCTATTGGTTGGCATCTTCTAGAGCTATTAAAGCCAAAAATTCCGGTACGCAGAATGGTCTTCCACGAAATAACCGAGAAAGCAATACTTCAAGCTTTAGAAAACACTCGTGCCATTAACCAAGACCTAGTTGAGGCGCAAGAAACTCGGAGAGTTCTTGACCGGCTTGTTGGCTACACTATTTCTCCGCTTCTTTGGAAAAAGATCGCTCCCCGCCTAAGCGCAGGACGAGTCCAAAGTGTCGCTGTTCGTTTAATGGTGCTCCGTGAAAAAGAACGATTGAAGTTTGTTCCTGCTGCATATTGGAATCTAAAAGCGAACCTCGGAAAGGCCCAGACTACCTTTGAGGCAACCCTTACACACTTGGGAGACACCCGGCTCGTAACTGGACGCGACTTCGATCCAGATACTGGTCTATTGAAATCTCATCTCAAAGCTGGAAATGACGTTCTATTACTAAAAGAACAAAAAGCATCCACTATAGCCGAAGCAGCCTCTCGGAACCGTTGGTCCGTAAAGGAAATAGACGAAAGGATCTCTTCTAGATCCCCATCTCCGCCGTTCATCACTTCTACCCTCCAACAGGAAGCCAGCAGAAAACTGAACCTTTCTGCTCGAAACACTATGCGCGTCGCCCAGGGACTGTACGAGAAAGGCCTCATTACCTATATGCGGACTGATTCAACCTTACTCTCGCAAGAGGCCCTAGAATCGGCCCGTACAGCAGTGAAGGACCTTTACGGCGACGAATTCTTAAGTCCTTCGCCAAGGCAATTCGCCAACAAATCTAGGAACGCCCAGGAAGCTCATGAGGCTATCAGGCCAGCCGGAAATGCAATGAAAACAAAGGACAGTCTCGGACTATCCGGTTCAGAAGGAGCTTTATACGATCTTATTTGGAAGCGTACCGTAGCCACACAGATGACTGACGCTCGTTTAAAGTTTGTCACTGCGAGAATAGAAGTGTTAGGAGATGGCGAAGTCGCCCTCTTCCGCGCAACTGGCCGAACTACCCTTTTCCCAGGCTTCTTCCGGGCCTACGTTGAAGGTTCAGACGATCCCGAAGCCGTTCTAGAGGACAGAGAACAACCCTTACCAGAATTATTTGCTGGGGATGAATTGGCTTGTAATGGTGTTGGGGTTATCGGACACGAAACAAAACCACCCGCTCGATATACTGAGGCCTCTCTTGTAAAGCTTCTTGAGTTGGAAGGGATTGGGCGACCGAGCACCTATGCCAGCATAATTGAAACCGTCATGCAACGTGGATATGCAAGGAAGTCTGGAAGTCAGCTGGTGCCAACTTTTACGGCCTTCGCAACCAACAGTCTCCTTGAAGATCAATTCTCTCATCTTGTTGATACAGAATTCACGGCTACAATGGAATCAGCTCTCGACGATATTGCATCTGGCAAACTTAATTCCACTCCTTATCTAAAGTCATTTTTCCTGGGTGAAGATGGTATAGAAGCTCGTGTTGAGGAGGGTCTTACAACAATTGACGCACGTTCTATCTCAACTATCCAAGCTGAAAAATGGGGACCCTATCGGGTCCGAGTTGGTCGTTATGGTCCTTATGTAGAAGGTAGCATAAATAACGAAATTGTTACCGCTTCTCTGCCAAATGATTTATCGCCCGCTGACCTAACCCAGGAAAGTATAGAAAAACTTCTACGTAACGGCCAAGATGGCGATGAGGCTATTGGCGAAGACCCTAACACAGGCCTTCCTATAACCCTTCGTTCCGGACCATATGGACCCTACCTAGAACTAGGCGAAAAGGATACAAAGAAAAAACCGAAGCGCGTATCCCTACCTCCTGGGTTAAGCCGACAGGATGTCACGGAATCTTTGGCCGTTGAACTCATTAACTTGCCAAAAGATATTGGTCTACATCCTAAATCGGGAGTCCCTATTGAAATTGGTATAGGTCGCTACGGGCCATTCGTACGCCATGGAAAGGTATACGCCTCGCTACCGAAGGGCGACAATCTATTCGAGACATCACTGGATCGTGCGATAGCACTAATAACCAAAAAAGAAAACCGGAATAAACCGCTCCGAATACTTGGGGACCACCCGGATTCTGGAGAACCCGTGCAAGTATTGGATGGACGTTACGGGCCTTATGTTAAACATGCGTCCACAAACGCCACCTTGCCCAAAGGGATAACTCCTGAAACCGTAACATTTGAACAGGGACTTACCCTGCTAGCTGAAAAGGAAGCAAAAAAACCTACACCCAGGGGTAGTCGGGCCGCTGCCAAAAAGAAACGTCCTAAAGCCAGTAAGCCCAAAAGCTCTCGGCCTAAAGCCACTTGGGATGATCTTTCGCAGCATTTAGCTGAACTAGACAAAAACGTAGCCGATGTAGTAACACGAATCGAGGGTTTAAACGGCTCTGCCGCTATCGACTTAAAGGCAGTAGCCACTGCCACCAGACTTACCGAGGAAGAGGTTGCCGCGATGCACAAACGCGGAATGTTCAAGCTCCGTATGGCTCACGGTAAGGCTAGGGCCCAATCTGAGAAACGTCCTTAA
- the recO gene encoding DNA repair protein RecO — MAQRYTTSGGIVIRRKPLPSGDVIATILSTNLKWRGIARKGKLPGGNLGRLSLFHDVIVQSYRRREDDLAILTQVQLNGALPNLSRPEIYPHAHQLAELADALTVDIQIGERIYYYLAGGLRGLNQSEDPAKIGLIFSWRLLQAAGIAPRVQRCSRCNTAPPLHFFDISGGGITCEKCQIGLPIPTIVGDDLREILVGTIRSSLQRPFAKRKEHEMLFRQYCSFHVEHLHSFDSNRPTFSETSQ; from the coding sequence ATGGCACAACGCTATACCACCTCGGGAGGAATAGTTATAAGGAGAAAGCCCTTACCAAGTGGGGATGTAATTGCGACCATTCTGAGCACGAACCTAAAATGGCGAGGTATTGCTCGGAAAGGTAAGCTACCTGGTGGGAACTTAGGTCGGCTAAGTCTATTCCACGATGTAATTGTCCAGAGTTATCGCCGGCGGGAAGATGACCTTGCGATCTTAACGCAAGTTCAGCTCAACGGTGCTCTACCTAACCTAAGCCGTCCAGAAATTTATCCTCATGCGCACCAGCTCGCGGAACTGGCAGATGCCCTAACCGTAGATATCCAAATCGGGGAACGGATTTATTACTACTTGGCTGGCGGCCTCCGTGGACTCAACCAGTCAGAAGATCCAGCTAAAATTGGACTAATCTTCTCATGGCGACTTCTACAGGCAGCTGGAATAGCACCGAGAGTGCAGAGATGCTCCCGATGCAATACGGCGCCTCCTCTTCATTTCTTCGATATTTCTGGTGGGGGAATCACCTGTGAAAAGTGCCAAATTGGCCTCCCAATTCCTACAATAGTAGGAGACGACCTAAGAGAAATTTTAGTCGGTACGATTCGCTCTAGCCTCCAACGTCCCTTCGCTAAGCGGAAAGAGCACGAAATGCTATTTCGTCAATATTGCTCCTTCCATGTTGAACACCTCCACTCTTTTGATAGTAATCGCCCTACTTTTAGCGAGACGAGCCAGTAA
- a CDS encoding glycerol-3-phosphate dehydrogenase encodes MNREVALNRLRSEPFDCLVIGGGAVGAGIAVDAANRGLRVALIERDDFGSGTSSRSTKLIHGGVRYLEQAIKTFDRTQFSLVRDALRERAILLSIAPHLCRPLPIVTPLYNPLHIPYYLTGLKLYDWLAGKANIKPSRFIDNREALVRFPMLKPKGLRGAVVYFDGQFDDARLNVSLILTADQQGAAVANRVELIGLLKQNCQLIGAALRDTTNGNEWELEASAIINATGPFSDSIRLMDDPMARPILSTSSGTHIVLSKAFSPPDTGLLIPETEDGRVLFLLPWLNHTLVGTTDNPAEIVHDPKATADDIAYLLHHLKKYFSIPVSEDDITASWSGLRPLVSNTTQSDTAQLSRDHIVNVSTSGLITVAGGKWTTYRKMALDTVNFAIKSKGLTAPRPSQTEKLALFGAKHFTPNIADQLTQDHGFDSDIADHLARAYGDQANVVAELASNGLSKRLTEDQPFIEAEIVYAARTEGAMSGIDALTRRTRLGVLDHTATRNAAKRVSDILGKELNWSAEEMDKDYINTVTSLD; translated from the coding sequence TTGAACAGAGAAGTGGCCCTCAATCGTCTTCGTTCAGAGCCTTTCGATTGTCTAGTTATCGGTGGTGGCGCAGTCGGAGCTGGTATAGCGGTAGATGCGGCAAACCGTGGCCTTCGCGTAGCTTTAATCGAACGAGATGATTTTGGATCTGGAACTAGTAGTCGCAGCACAAAACTAATTCACGGTGGCGTAAGGTACTTAGAGCAAGCCATAAAAACTTTTGACCGGACTCAATTCAGTCTAGTTCGGGACGCTCTTAGGGAAAGGGCTATTCTTCTTTCTATAGCCCCTCATCTTTGCCGACCTCTACCGATTGTGACGCCCCTGTATAATCCGCTACACATCCCCTACTATCTAACTGGGTTGAAGCTCTATGATTGGCTTGCAGGTAAAGCCAACATCAAACCTAGTCGCTTTATCGACAATCGGGAGGCCCTCGTTCGCTTCCCTATGCTTAAGCCGAAAGGACTTCGTGGAGCAGTAGTCTATTTCGATGGGCAATTTGATGACGCCCGTCTTAACGTATCTTTGATATTAACAGCGGATCAGCAGGGTGCAGCCGTAGCCAATAGGGTTGAGTTAATTGGACTATTAAAGCAAAATTGTCAGTTGATTGGTGCTGCACTACGCGACACTACAAACGGCAATGAGTGGGAACTTGAAGCATCCGCAATAATAAATGCTACAGGACCTTTCTCAGATAGCATCCGATTAATGGATGACCCAATGGCAAGACCGATATTATCTACAAGCTCAGGTACTCACATTGTATTGTCAAAAGCTTTCTCACCACCAGATACAGGACTACTAATCCCGGAAACAGAAGATGGCCGGGTATTGTTTTTACTACCTTGGTTAAACCACACTTTGGTTGGCACTACTGATAATCCTGCGGAGATTGTTCATGATCCTAAGGCAACAGCCGATGATATTGCCTACTTACTCCACCATTTGAAGAAGTATTTTTCCATACCTGTCTCCGAAGACGACATTACTGCTTCTTGGTCAGGACTCCGTCCATTAGTTTCAAACACAACGCAGTCTGATACGGCACAGTTGTCGAGGGACCACATCGTTAATGTGAGCACTTCTGGATTGATTACGGTTGCAGGTGGAAAATGGACAACTTATCGGAAGATGGCTCTTGACACCGTAAACTTTGCAATAAAATCAAAGGGATTGACAGCACCTAGGCCATCCCAGACCGAGAAATTAGCGTTATTTGGAGCCAAGCATTTTACGCCAAATATTGCTGACCAATTAACTCAAGATCACGGTTTTGATTCAGACATAGCTGATCACCTAGCACGTGCTTATGGGGATCAAGCTAATGTTGTGGCAGAATTAGCCTCCAACGGTTTAAGTAAGCGCCTGACCGAGGATCAACCTTTCATTGAAGCGGAGATAGTTTACGCGGCAAGAACTGAAGGAGCTATGTCTGGTATAGATGCACTAACTCGCCGTACGCGTTTGGGGGTTCTTGATCACACAGCGACTAGAAATGCTGCTAAACGGGTAAGCGACATATTGGGTAAGGAATTGAATTGGAGTGCAGAGGAAATGGACAAAGACTACATAAATACTGTGACTTCCCTCGACTAG
- the glpK gene encoding glycerol kinase — translation MPDLILAIDQGTTSSRALLFDHAGQTKSFAQRELTQIYPKPGWVEHDPTEIWTSQREVISECLASSGATHSDLAAIGLTNQRETTIIWDRSTGKPIHNAIVWQDRRTTAITDRLAREGLEDLFIRNTGLVLDPYFSASKISWLLDNVPGARTRAEAGELAFGTVDSWLVYKLTQGEVHVTDVSNASRTLLFNIKTLTWDHDLLEIFNVPKSLLPEVRSSSEIYGEITSLSKDSVPIAGIAGDQHAATFGQTCFAPGQGKNTYGTGCFLLLNTGTELIASPDRLLTTIAWDQNGLNYATEGSIFIGGAVVQWLRDGLGIIQNSNEVEDLASSVSDNGGIYFVPAFVGLGAPHWDPHARGTVTGITRGSTGAHLARAALEGIAFQVHDVVQAMEAASGIPLTELRVDGGACNNNLLMQFQADILGVPVVRPANTETTALGAAYLAGLAVGFWESKEEIANQWLEGTRFEPIMKDNDREALLSGWQNALGRSIGTIL, via the coding sequence ATGCCTGATCTCATTTTAGCAATTGATCAGGGAACCACCAGCTCGAGAGCTCTTCTTTTCGACCATGCGGGCCAGACTAAATCATTTGCGCAACGGGAGTTAACTCAAATATACCCGAAGCCTGGTTGGGTAGAGCATGACCCAACCGAGATTTGGACCAGTCAACGTGAGGTTATATCTGAATGCTTAGCCTCTTCTGGGGCAACACATTCAGACTTGGCAGCTATAGGACTTACTAATCAACGTGAGACCACCATTATTTGGGATCGTTCTACAGGAAAACCCATCCACAATGCTATCGTCTGGCAAGACCGACGAACAACCGCCATAACCGACCGTTTAGCAAGAGAGGGCTTAGAGGATCTCTTCATACGAAACACCGGCCTTGTCCTAGACCCATACTTTTCAGCTAGCAAAATATCTTGGCTCCTCGATAATGTGCCTGGAGCCAGAACGAGGGCAGAAGCTGGAGAGCTAGCGTTTGGTACTGTCGACAGTTGGTTAGTTTATAAATTAACCCAAGGCGAAGTTCACGTAACGGACGTAAGCAATGCTAGTAGAACACTTTTATTCAACATCAAGACCTTAACTTGGGACCATGACCTTCTAGAAATTTTTAATGTCCCCAAATCCCTACTGCCAGAAGTCCGCTCTTCTTCAGAAATTTACGGGGAAATAACCTCATTATCTAAGGATTCGGTCCCGATAGCCGGCATAGCCGGTGACCAACATGCAGCCACTTTTGGACAAACTTGTTTTGCTCCTGGTCAAGGGAAAAATACTTACGGTACGGGTTGCTTTCTGTTACTCAACACCGGAACAGAATTAATAGCTTCTCCTGACCGACTCCTTACGACCATAGCTTGGGATCAAAATGGCTTAAATTATGCTACCGAAGGCAGTATTTTTATTGGTGGGGCTGTTGTTCAATGGCTCCGAGACGGCCTGGGGATCATCCAAAACTCGAACGAAGTTGAAGATTTAGCATCATCCGTATCAGACAACGGCGGCATCTATTTTGTACCCGCCTTCGTGGGACTCGGCGCCCCCCATTGGGATCCACACGCTCGCGGTACCGTTACTGGAATTACAAGGGGTAGTACAGGGGCTCATTTGGCCCGCGCTGCTCTTGAGGGAATCGCGTTCCAAGTCCATGATGTCGTACAAGCTATGGAAGCAGCCAGTGGAATACCATTAACAGAGTTACGGGTTGATGGTGGAGCTTGCAACAATAACCTACTAATGCAATTCCAGGCCGATATCTTAGGAGTACCCGTTGTTAGGCCAGCTAATACAGAAACCACTGCTCTAGGTGCAGCTTATCTAGCTGGCCTAGCTGTGGGTTTCTGGGAAAGCAAGGAAGAAATTGCTAACCAATGGTTAGAGGGTACGAGATTCGAACCGATCATGAAGGACAATGACCGTGAAGCCCTACTATCAGGTTGGCAGAACGCCTTAGGTAGGTCTATAGGAACGATACTTTGA
- a CDS encoding bifunctional folylpolyglutamate synthase/dihydrofolate synthase gives MKPEELRSWLFERKNVGMRPGLTRVRSMLQKLGNPEREFDSILVAGTNGKGSVTASLDSCLMAGGYSSARFTSPHLQRVTERFVINGQEASFDHLAQVLAELRDEADRLRASFFEITTAAAFRLFADAKVDFGVIEVGLGGRLDATNVVEPVLSVITEIGLDHTGTLGETLAEIAKEKAGILRSGVPAVTSARGQALREIKCSAARLGTPLLTLDEASISHQNLGWSGLKIGIEGWGKTISVQSPAVGTHQVRNQALAIAAGWAINLPNESLKRGIKNSVWQGRLERFLYRGREVVLDGAHNPAAARIVSRELTKLLPAGYTLLLGITKGKDALGVLKPLCKNANHLVLTEAVSGPKGMPVSELKALCPESDSVIDPVQALGAAIEQTPTGGALVIAGSLYLVGVLREIVMTDTVKSKNRV, from the coding sequence ATGAAGCCTGAAGAATTACGCTCTTGGCTTTTTGAACGGAAAAATGTTGGGATGAGGCCAGGCTTGACAAGGGTTAGGTCGATGTTGCAGAAATTAGGAAACCCTGAGCGGGAATTTGATTCCATTCTAGTAGCGGGGACTAACGGGAAGGGAAGCGTTACGGCTTCTCTCGATTCATGTTTAATGGCGGGTGGGTACTCTTCAGCTCGTTTTACAAGCCCCCACTTGCAGAGAGTTACAGAACGGTTCGTTATTAATGGCCAGGAAGCGTCATTTGATCACCTGGCTCAGGTTTTGGCTGAGCTGAGGGATGAGGCGGATCGACTTAGAGCAAGTTTTTTTGAAATAACCACGGCTGCTGCCTTCCGGTTGTTCGCAGACGCAAAGGTTGATTTTGGTGTTATAGAAGTCGGACTTGGCGGTCGTCTTGACGCTACCAATGTGGTGGAACCGGTACTAAGCGTTATTACAGAGATTGGTCTTGATCACACAGGAACGCTAGGTGAGACCTTAGCCGAGATTGCAAAGGAGAAAGCAGGGATACTCCGATCTGGCGTACCAGCCGTTACTTCAGCTCGAGGACAGGCGTTACGTGAAATAAAATGTTCTGCAGCCCGGCTTGGTACCCCTCTGTTAACTCTAGACGAAGCTTCTATCAGCCATCAGAACCTTGGTTGGTCAGGATTGAAAATAGGCATAGAGGGATGGGGTAAGACAATTTCAGTACAGTCCCCCGCGGTTGGAACGCATCAGGTTAGGAATCAGGCTTTGGCTATAGCCGCAGGTTGGGCGATTAATTTGCCTAACGAATCTCTCAAGCGGGGGATAAAGAACTCTGTTTGGCAGGGGAGGCTGGAGAGGTTTTTGTATCGAGGTCGTGAAGTCGTTCTTGATGGGGCTCATAATCCGGCTGCAGCTAGAATCGTTAGTCGGGAGCTAACAAAACTACTTCCCGCGGGTTATACGCTCTTACTTGGCATCACTAAAGGTAAGGATGCTTTAGGGGTACTAAAGCCTCTCTGTAAAAATGCCAACCATCTGGTTTTAACCGAGGCAGTTAGTGGCCCCAAAGGTATGCCAGTATCGGAGCTTAAAGCTCTGTGTCCAGAATCTGATTCCGTGATAGATCCTGTGCAAGCTTTAGGAGCAGCCATAGAACAGACTCCTACGGGGGGTGCATTAGTGATAGCGGGAAGCCTTTATCTTGTTGGAGTCCTGCGGGAAATAGTTATGACAGATACCGTTAAATCAAAAAATAGGGTTTAA